The following proteins are encoded in a genomic region of Primulina huaijiensis isolate GDHJ02 chromosome 3, ASM1229523v2, whole genome shotgun sequence:
- the LOC140973485 gene encoding kinesin-like protein KIN-14I produces MYPSAALMAEGMLQFNVLSVVRDVLQQHGKRLNDIDLASRKVQEASLRRYEAAGWIRKMVGVVAGKDFPAEPSEEEFRIGLRSGIMLCNVLNKVQPGAVPKVVEAPSDIVVIPDGTALSAYQYFENIRNFLDSIGELGIPTFEASDLEQGGKPSRIVSSVLALKSYYEWKQGGGNGVWKFSGNSKPPCEGRQFIRKNSDLFMNSILRNSSVGEKLLDGLSSDMGECFDEMGTSHSLRLLVRELLSDKKEEDIPEIVENMLGKVMEEFECRLASQKDHVIHCTNEPLTLHADSETETSNIIKDERWTDTDVNTGKLEVHDSSPLNLVKQQQINIQKLKSTLQFTREDLKTLQMKYQEEVNNLGKHLQSLSHAASEYQRVLDENRKLYNQVQDLKGNIRVYCRVRPFLSGQPHGLSSVEDTNDRTITLLSPSKYGKDVRKTFTANKVFGQSASQEEVFADTQPLIRSVLDGYNVCIFAYGQTGSGKTYTMSGPEELTKESLGVNYRALSDLFFISEQRKDTISYEVSVQMMEIYNEQVRDLLATDGINKKLEIRNNSQNGINVPNANLVPVTSTSDVINLMNLGHKNRAVGSTAMNVRSSRSHSCLTVHVQGKDLTSGTILRGCMHLVDLAGSERADKSEAVGDRLKEAQHINRSLSALGDVISALAQKNSHVPYRNSKLTQLLQDSLGGQAKTLMFVHISPEPSALGETISTLKFSERVSTVELGAAKANKESADVKELKEQIASLKAALARKEGESGRLNQSSRPSTPERKGHSDTSLTSRRLSIDSQDLINSPPWPPISSPGSIEEEKAVSHDWVDKAMVNRAESLSGQRRYSLDNGLSRSQYETAITDESDDLEAATSESSEMDYQWLLNMPRSNSLPNVTGPKVRRPSPKQTKSPEIRSLIPPPTKRGANGIHSPLHKLARQPVSVDGRRKTVNGK; encoded by the exons ATGTATCCAT CTGCTGCATTAATGGCGGAAGGGATGTTGCAATTCAATGTATTGTCTGTTGTAAGAGATGTGCTTCAACAACACGGAAAGAGATTGAACGACATTGATTTGGCCTCAAGAAAAGTTCAGGAAGCAT CATTGAGAAGATATGAAGCAGCCGGATGGATAAGGAAAATGGTGGGGGTAGTTGCAGGGAAAGATTTTCCAGCTGAGCCATCTGAAGAGGAATTTAGAATTGGTTTGCGAAGTGGGATTATGCTCTGCAATGTACTTAACAAGGTCCAGCCTGGTGCTGTGCCGAAG GTAGTTGAAGCACCTTCTGATATTGTTGTTATTCCTGATGGCACTGCTCTCTCTGCGTACCAATACTTTGAAAATATTAGGAACTTTCTTGATTCTATTGGGGAATTGGGGATTCCGACTTTTGAAGCCTCAGATTTGGAACAA GGAGGGAAGCCTTCAAGAATCGTGAGTAGTGTACTGGCTCTTAAGTCATACTATGAGTGGAAACAAGGAGGTGGAAACGGGGTCTGGAAATTTAGCGGAAATTCGAAGCCACCATGTGAAGGGAGGCAATTTATTCGAAAAAATTCTGATCTTTTTATGAATTCAATCTTAAGGAACTCATCTGTTGGGGAGAAGTTGCTTGATGGTTTATCGAGCGACATGGGAGAGTGTTTTGATGAAATG GGAACCTCCCACTCCTTGCGCTTACTTGTCCGCGAACTTCTTTCTGATAAGAAAGAAGAGGATATTCCAGAG ATTGTGGAGAATATGTTGGGCAAAGTCATGGAAGAATTTGAGTGTAGATTGGCAAGCCAAAAAGACCAT GTAATCCATTGTACCAATGAGCCGCTTACTTTACATGCTGATAGTGAGACTGAG ACCTCAAATATAATTAAGGACGAGAGGTGGACTGATACTGATGTAAATACTGGTAAATTAGAAGTGCATGATTCATCCCCGTTAAACTTAGTTAAACAGCAGCAAATAAATATACAG AAATTGAAGAGTACCCTTCAATTTACTAGAGAAGACTTGAAAACTTTGCAAATGAAATATCAAGAAGAAGTGAACAATCTAG GAAAACACCTACAAAGTTTGTCTCATGCAGCTTCTGAATACCAAAGAGTTCTTGATGAAAATCGCAAATTATATAATCAAGTGCAAGACTTGAAAG GCAATATACGGGTTTACTGTCGAGTAAGACCTTTTTTGTCTGGGCAACCCCACGGTTTGAGCTCTGTCGAAGATACGAATGATAGGACTATTACATTACTCTCTCCTTCAAAATATGGAAAAGATGTTCGGAAGACATTCACCGCTAACAAAGTTTTTGGTCAATCTGCGAGTCAAG AAGAAGTGTTTGCAGATACACAACCATTGATTCGATCTGTCCTTGATGGTTATAATGTGTGTATATTTGCTTATGGTCAAACAGGATCTGGGAAAACTTACACAATG TCAGGACCTGAAGAACTTACAAAAGAAAGCTTAGGCGTCAACTACAGGGCATTGAGCGATTTATTTTTCATCTCTGAACAAAGAAAAGACACCATTTCTTATGAGGTCTCAGTTCAGATGATGGAAATTTACAACGAGCAAGTGAGAGATCTCCTCGCCACGGACGGAATCAATAAGAAAT TAGAAATTCGTAACAACTCTCAAAATGGTATTAATGTACCAAATGCAAATCTTGTACCTGTTACATCAACATCAGATGTCATCAATTTGATGAACCTAGGCCATAAAAACCGTGCTGTTGGTTCTACTGCAATGAATGTGCGTAGTAGTCGTTCTCACAG TTGCCTTACAGTTCATGTTCAAGGAAAAGACCTGACATCGGGTACCATTCTTCGTGGTTGTATGCATTTGGTTGATCTGGCAGGAAGTGAAAGAGCCGACAAATCCGAGGCAGTTGGTGATAGACTAAAGGAGGCTCAACATATCAATCGCTCACTTTCTGCTCTAGGAGACGTTATATCTGCTCTAGCCCAAAAGAACTCACATGTTCCTTACCGAAATAGTAAACTTACACAGTTGCTTCAAGATTCACTCG GAGGCCAAGCAAAAACACTGATGTTTGTTCATATCAGTCCGGAGCCTTCTGCCCTCGGAGAAACAATTAGCACTCTAAAATTTTCTGAACGTGTTTCCACTGTTGAACTTGGTGCTGCTAAAGCAAACAAAGAGAGTGCCGATGTCAAGGAACTAAAAGAACAG ATAGCTAGTCTCAAAGCAGCCTTAGCACGGAAAGAAGGCGAATCGGGACGCCTAAATCAAAGTTCTAGGCCGAGCACTCCAGAGAGAAAGGGACATAGTGATACTTCATTGACATCAAGAAGGCTAAGCATTGACAGTCAAGACTTGATAAATTCTCCTCCTTGGCCACCTATTAGTAGCCCAGGGTCAATAGAAGAAGAAAAAGCCGTCTCCCATGATTGGGTTGACAAGGCTATGGTTAACAGAGCTGAGAGTTTGAGTGGTCAAAGAAGATACAGCCTAGATAATGGCTTATCTAGGAGCCAATATGAAACAGCAATCACTGACGAATCTGATGATCTCGAAGCTGCAACCAGTGAGTCTTCGGAGATGGATTACCAATGGCTTCTAAACATGCCTAGGTCCAACAGCTTGCCAAATGTTACAGGTCCGAAAGTCCGGAGACCTAGCCCAAAGCAAACTAAGAGTCCAGAAATACG GAGCCTAATTCCACCACCAACTAAGAGAGGTGCAAATGGGATCCATTCGCCGTTGCACAAGCTTGCGCGACAACCGGTTTCTGTCGATGGGAGGCGAAAAACGGTAAATGGGAAGTGA